The genomic DNA tctttcttaagaaaaacaaagtaactATCAGACATTCATTTAAtagatctgtttttaaatgagttaCAATTAACAACTAATATATTCAACATTTACAGcatatttttacattgtttcaGAGTTTAGAGAAAGTGCTCATTTCTATGTATTTTAGGTAGATTTGTGTTTTGACTGAGCATttaatttttctgctttttcattcAAACAAGGCAGTTTTGCATACAGTTGTATGTTACAATCTCTTCTTTAGTAATACAATTGACAATGAATATATATTATAACAACCATGTTTGAAAAATAGCAGGCAGAAGAATTGCTTAAGAGAGTCTTCCTTAATTCTTTATAGATTAACTATTAATATAACAGTACTATTAgtaataatcaaataattacAACATTCTCAATCAACAGAATATTCAACATTCAGAGAATAATAACAACACTATTTTTTACCTATTCCATATTACTCACAATATGTTTACCAGTTAGTAATTGGAGTATACTTGTATGACCTTGATTAGAGCCAATGGGGCCATTGTTGGCTTTTGGTTTGAAGGTGAAGGTAACAGGTAGCAAGATTTAATGAATGTTATGTTGTTAACCCACGGAAAGATatatcaaaaaagaaataaatgtccTAAACAGGAAGGAAAGAAGTGCGGTTTTGCTTTAGTGTCTGTTATGCTGGACAAGCCCCACACTCATGTCACAATCAAGTCCCAGGAAAGTGATAATAAGGTCTTACTTAAAGAAACACATGTAATGAACTGAAGGGACTGTGAAAAAGAGAAGCTTTTAATAAATTATGAGGTGCTAAAcaaaagctctgtcaaaagtaaaacaaaggaGTGCAGTCAATTCaagttagaaaagaaaaattacttCATAAATTAGAACTACACAAAAGTCTTGGACACAGTCCTTTGTCACACCAACAGGTCCCTAGACCAAAGCTGTCACCTCTGCAGAGCAATGTCAATTATTTTACACAGTGGTGGATCCATTGCCTTCAGTTTGCATCATGAGTGTCAGGTGTGGGAGGCAGGTCTCTGAGCAGATCTCAGCTGAGACACCGAAACAAAGATAAGCCAGTGACTTAACACTGGctgtaaatgtataaaatctGCACGGTGTTTgaaatttcacattaaaacagcTGCTCAGAGAACAGAGGATAACTTGGTGCCTCAAAGCAGATAATCTGcagataaacattttatgacttGTTGGTGTTTTAAGGTGGTTAAAATTGTCTACCTTCTTTGAATGTTAAACATCAGTTAATGTTTATAGCAATAGATTATCATTAAACCTAAGCAAAACAAGAGTTATGATTATTTAACATCAGGTATAGGAAAATCagtacaattgaaaaaaaaaaatatgtcatgcATTTAAATGGCAAATAATGTGTCTCACATTAATCTACTAAAAACAGAAGTATGTGACTTGAAATCTTGTTTTAAGCtttgattttgtcaaaaaaaagttgGCATATTTGAAATTTGATGCTAAAGTAAACATAAAATTGATAAAGCAAACTTGCTTGGATTTCATTCTCATGATGCTGTTGTCTCTTTCTGCTCCACAGACAATAGGGAGGATCTTACAgtttattcttctttaaaaattaaaaagcctttGACCAGCGAAACACGTAAGTAAAAGCATCAATTCTTAACAATGTAATTAATAccaatttaatataaaatgctttttgtcATTGCTCAGAGATATTTTATTATACAGAAGTCCTTTGATCGTCATGTGCTGTATGTTAAGAAAgatcaaacacaaaaagacttTAAAGTATAAACCAAAATCACCCTAAGGTTGTttcaaaagaagcaaaaatacatgTACTTATGGTTCAATTTCACTTTCAATTATCTGGGaatgtttatttcagtttggtccagtttaatcatttttaaaacaatttaagttatgagttgtatttgtgaccaaaACATTACATGGATGTATCTTCCCATAATCAGCTGATAAACTGAGCAACTGCAAAGAGAAAATGTCCTCTAAAAGCATCATGTAGAATCCAACTAAATTAAGGGCTCCAGGTATCAAAGCTCAAACACCTTACATCTTCCAATAGTGGCTTGACTCTtattgtaaatggtaaatggcgtatacttatatagcgcttttctaccctccttcgaagGCCCAAAACACCAGTCTCCAATAAACGGCGggtctaaaaaatgtgtttttttactttaaacgcCAGCCTACAATATTGGCCCTCACACAGATTTGATAAGATGCCGAGTGTCTGTGATATTTGTGTTACGTAACGATGGCcaagaaacacaatttcaattttGCGCTTGAACTTTGTGTGGTGGCATATATCAAAGAACATGATCCACATAAAGGCAAAGAGAATTTTTGATGtggagattgatgatgcttcaaagaagagaaacattcacagccagTGATAATCAGAACATAATACAATGTTCATCTGGTGGTGTTGTCTACATTTCTTGACCGAATTTCTCTGCAAAGTGAACCCACTAGCATCActattctgtctgtgatggaataaACGCCGATCTCCAATAGTCTAATAAACGTCGGAACAACAGGCAATTTTTTGAATAAACGCCTGGACTACTATTGGATGATACATGGTAGTTCCACTATAGAGgatgtgttttgtgtgatttgcAGACTCATCACGAACAGAGGAGATtgagataaaaagaaacatttcttaaCAATCGTGATTCTTCTATGTTTCTATCACACAGAGAACAAAGAGGATGATGTCATTTATTCTCAAGTTGTaccaagaaaaatgtttccctcTGCACCACGTGAgttatgacattaaaaaaataattaaaacccctaaactttacatttattgaTGNNNNNNNNNNNNNNNNNNNNNNNNNNNNNNNNNNNNNNNNNNNNNNNNNNNNNNNNNNNNNNNNNNNNNNNNNNNNNNNNNNNNNNNNNNNNNNTGCTCTCTAAAACTCTTCAGATGACAGAAATTAtgtaaataagtcaaaaaacatgaagataATAAATGGAATAAACCCAAAGCATTTCTTAAAAAGCAGATGagttaaacaaatataaattttctcatttgtttcttttgggttttttcatCTAGCTAACCAGAATGAACCAATTTATTCTGACATCAAAAAGGGAAAACCAAAGATAAAAAAGGAGAATGCACCAAGTAAGtcatgtaattattttcaaatgcaATCTGTTTTATTAACAATTAAACAAATTCTGACGTCATGATTATTTTTGCCACCCCAACTCTATTCACTCTATTCGcctcagaatccgctggaattacgtAAATGGTTAATGACTTGCATTAgttgaaataatgaaaacactggagctaaagctcggGTTGAcaaatttttgtcaaattgaaATACACATCGATAAATCATCAATTTCCATAGATTTCCTAACTGAACAACTCCCAAAAATTATTTAAGCTACTTTCATAACCTAGGGCCTTCTATTTACTGTAagaactttactgttttttaaccttttggtTTTTTCTGTCGTGCAGCAAAGAAGAACCCAGAAGCTGATTTTGACACAATTAGCAAAGAGACAACACAAACTGCTGTAATAAGTAGGTATCTCTGTTACTCTTTGCAATTATTCAAGTGTACACTTTTGATGATGATACCAACACtatgaattttaaaattttagccCTACTGCATTAGCAGGACTGCAGAGGTGAAGGATAATCTTCTGGCCCACCTTCTTCTCAAGACCTAAAAAATATCTACATCCATTCAATAACTTCTTTGGATTGTCCTGAGAGGTGTTGGTACAACTTCAAGATAGGGCAGAGTTTCCATGTTGAAGTTAACTTTCTGAAAAGTCATACCTAGTGATGAGGGCTTGATTACTCTGCTTGCATATACTTGACTGAACTTCATCATCAAGGTCTGCAGAAGCCTGAAGACAGCAGTCCCAAAGGCAGTTGGGTTTGAGAAGAAAAGGCTTTACAAAAATGAAGGAGATTGTTCTCCGAGGACTAGAGGAAACACGCTGTAGAGGACAGGGACCATCCAGAAGGAGAAAATTGGGATTTTCACGTGTGTGTAGATTATCTCACTTTGTCAGAATCTGTGACAAAACAACAGGCTATTGGATCTGGTGCTGGCTGACAGTCCACTACTTCACAGTGGCTTTCATGACTTGCTTGAAGCATCcatttaacccttccgctatcTTTGGGGTGCAAATGACTCCAACCATATATtaatgtgtgattccttccatgacaaaggtggacaaaggtggacaggattttatgtctgccgtGGACAttaatgaaactcaaaaatcaaagataaaaaaaaaagttcagtgcactgtcttgtggggtccagatagCCAAGGAGAGCAGAAAGGTTGTATGGAGAAATCTAAACTCCCCAACCATAAGAACAAAACCATTGTGCTATCCTtggtatgttgatgttgggagtagTGTCATCTGGCCTCACAAGACACTGCgctgaatttttcttttcattatttatttattttcactggtgtctgtggcagacatggaATGCTGTCCACCTTTCattcacatttgtcatgggatggataaaatgtcaatgtaaggcttggctCATCTGGACTCCTTAAGAAACCACAATGGTTAATACTCCTCTCCATCCATTTGCAAACTTTCATCTTATTAGTCTGTTTAGCTGATTTTCCAAAGACAAGTTATTGAGATCTTGAGACATGTAGAtggaaagcaagaaaaaaatgaatgtggaTAATATTTGGTAGTGAGAATAATCCATCTAACAATGTGCATGGCTTGATGTAACAAATGTTTCTGATGGGGTCCACTTCATGCCACACTACATTCCACAAGGTGCAGGGAACACAACAACCCCTGACCTCTTCTTCTCTTCTGTTTGGAGGAGATCATCTGGGTTCCTAGAATTCTGTTGGTTTTGTTGTTACATAACACAATGTCTATAaaagtgctggctgttccatAAAGTCATCAGGCCCTCATCTCCAAATATTGTTCTACCCAAGAGTGTATTGGTGTATTGTATAGGTTTAAAAAGGGTCCAAGGGCCTATATTTTCCAAGGCAACCCAAAATGGTTGCATATGTTGGATCCTCAGTGTCTTAAGGTTTTATGGAGACAGAATGTAAGGGTATTCTttcaagaagaaggaaaattCAGCTGTCACTCTGTCATGAAACATAAAGGAAATTTGAGCCAGTAGCCTGGTATTCTGCAGTTACTTAGCACTCAAAGGATACATTTTATCTTTGAGTTAAGAAATAAGGTAGCTGCTGTTAGAGtagaggatgctgaagacagggttagatggaggaagctgattcgctgtggcgacccctaaagggaaaaaCCGAAAGGAAACGAAGTTatgaaaaaagatttattcaaaaaaaacattttcctattaatgataattttgtttatattttcttaaagcagcagaagttcaaaCATCTGGCAGTAGGTTTCATCTCTTGCTGGTGTGTTTGGGGATAATTTGTTTCCTCCTGTGTGCCAGCATCATCGTCGTCATCTTTTACTGTGAGTTTAAACAAATTAgtattatttgaattttttcaaaaatgtttacatgtaattgttttatattaaaattattgaTTGTGTATTATTGGCATAAGGTACCAATTGACCTTACAGCTAGATAAACAGTACAGGCCAAAAGTTCAGACACGCCTTCTCAttcaatgctttttttcatatttgtgatTATTTACTTGTAGATTCTCACAGAAGCATCAAAACTACGAATTAACTCATGGATTTGGCtacctaaacaaaaaaaggtgaaataactGAAGTTATGTTTGAtattctagagcaggggtccttGAGGGCCGGTAGTCCAACAGGTTTTCCAACCAATcagccattgaagctccttactgGCCAAGATATTAGCAAAATATAATGCAGGGTTTtttggaaaaccagtaggaggACAGCCCTtaaggactgactttggactcTCCTTTTCTAGTGTCTTCAAAATAGCCACCCTTTGCTCTGATTACTGCTTTACACAGTCTGCATTCTCTTGATGAGCTTCAAGAGGTAGTCTCCTGAAATGGTTTTCCAACAATCTTGAAGGACTTCCCAGAGGTTTTGCCGTTGTTGGGCCTTTTGCCTTCAGTCTGAAGTCCAGCTCACCCCAAAACATTCTAATGGGGTTCAGGTCCAGCTTACTGTGGAGGCCAGGTCATCTGCCGCAGCACTCCATCACTCTGCTCCCTGGTCAAATGGCCCTTACACAGCCTTCAGTGAGAATCTACAATGTAAATAGTCATGAAAATATAGAAACCCATTGAATGAGAAGGTGTGTCCAAAGATTTGGGCTGTACTGTCTATGAAAAAAGGGCAAACTTCTGCAGGACACAAAGGTGGTTCTCACATAATAGCAAGGCTGTGGACAATTTGGTGACCCGACTAagcgaaaatgttcatgttcatGTTCTACTGGTATGCTGTGAGCAACAAGTCATTGCAGACACTTACAGAACACGGAAATTTAAATATAAGGGCAAAGTAGATAAAACACATATAGGttagcaggattttttttaaccatcctAAAATCTACAGACTGTGTAAGGAGTCCAGGAATGTGTGCATTCCTTGGATGcatcataaatattaaaaattaagaagttaaaaaaatgaacgttGCTTGTGTAGGTTACTTATAACGTGAACAtcttgtgtgtgtatgtttgggCATGGCCAGTACTCATTCttatattcttttttctttctcttctgctgcatcttagtctttaaaatgattaattcaccaaacaggttaaagaaaactataaaatcTCTCATGTCTTCTCAAATGGCTTGCTGATAAACTCTGTTCTGGGTCTGTTGCTTTGTTTCCAACTGCTGTTTAGGCCAACATATTAATATATAACATTCAGGCTATGTAATTGGAACAtctttttttagacatcatGTCACTTTTTAAACCTAGGTTCAAAATTTGCAGTTCAGTGAGACAGTGATTTCCCAAATTTGGAATGTTATACACACACATGTCACATAATAGGCCCTCTTAGAGAGATATTTCAGGACATAtgggattttattaaaaaaaacaaaaaaaatgtctttctttaaATCAATGACTAATCTGTGTTATTTGGGTTGCAGTCAccatggaaacaaacaaacagaagcaaAATCTCAGTAATTTGGAAGCAAAAAATGAGCAGCTGACTTTGGAGAAGAGATATTTACAAAACCAGACTGAGTATCTGACTGCTGACAAGATGTTATTTGAGAACCAAACCAAGGAGATGACCGTTAACATGACAATCCAACAAACACAGATCGAGCAGCTGAGAAACAGCAGTGACAAACTCAACAGGATGAAGGCAGCAATCTTCAAATATTCCACTTTTCCAGTAGATCTCTTCTGTCCTGATGGAGGTAAATGTTTTAACTGTGATTCTAACAACATTTTGATTATAAATCAGTAGTCCTAAGTTTAATTAGTTGATTTacaaacaactttaatcaaATTAAGAAAGTAGGAAACATGACTATATTTGGTTTGCAagcagaaatacattttcattaatttcattgctttgtttttttttttttttgtatttctttaatttgaaggtaatataaatttaaaagtaaaaggtaaCATTTTGGTTTTCTCTTTGTCATTCTTACACACAGTTTGTCAGACGTGTCCCAAAGACTGGATTCAGTTTCAGGAAAGCTGCTATTTCTTCAATCATTTCATTTCTCCATGGAAAACATGGGATGAAAGTCGACAGCTTTGTCGAAGCAACAATTCAGACCTGGTGGTTATCAGCAGTCAAGAGGAACAGGTTGGGGAGAAAATGTTCaactaaatttattttgttcatttttttaaaactgcatacATATGACAatcttttatttgacattttgattttcAGAAATTCATCAAAAGCAGAATAAAATACTACTATGACGAATGGCACGGATACTGGATTGGTTTACGAAGAATTAACAACAACTGGATCTGGGTGGATGACAGTCAAGACACACTTGGGTAAAGGAGAATTCTTAatacatatttgcatttttattaaatgcgctgatgttttttttgtttttttttttaggtactGGAAGAATCCAGGGAGCTCAGAAGATTTTGTACATGTAGTCCATGATGGTCCTTTGAACCAGAGCTGGGTTCAACTCAGAAATGGCTTTCAGAACAGATTCATCTGTGAGATTAAAGCTTTCATTTTCTGATTAGTTaaacttgacttttttcctCCAACATGCTCATGTATCTTACAGtttgacttttctgttttagataagaaaacaaaacttaacattgaaaatatggacatttagccttttttcaatttaataataaactttattatatcaatttaaaaagGTTTAAGGGCTTTTATAAACACCATCATCATGATCAAAATTGCGACTGAAAAGCTTAAAATCTCAGagcatttgctttaaaaatcaataaataaataaaataaaaaacatctgcaaaCGTCTTCCTGTTTTTCTACTCTGCCTCTTTTTTTCAGTATCTCATCACAAGACAGAAAATCCAAGTAATAGCAGGgctgagttttgttttttagttttccagttccacatttcttgttttcttaCTGTTTGGTTGTATCTCACACTAATGAAATGTTGTCAAGAAATATACGACTGAATTTAGTCCCAATAAAACCAGTGTGTCAAAAAGGGCTTGATTTGGGctagatcaggggtcggcaGTCTTTAACAATGAAAGACcgtttgggctcgttttctactaaTCAAAACCTTGAAGGGGCCgaatagtcttactttagcctccAGAAAGTTTTGATTTGCATTCataaactttttgtttgatAATAGATATAAATTATGTCagttttttggcacaaacaaaaaagcaaaaatatgaaatgaacccagcatctctcaaaatgttttatttattttttttattttattttatttttttttacgtatgacgaaaactcaaaaaaactgttattgttcttttcccttctttgtcctcagcagtcttacaccgctgggttttgttattttaggtaGTTGTGGTTATGCAGTCCCCTAGCATGGCTGGGTCAACAATCTCCCcgatttatttatgtttggccaaggagccaccatgaagagataaaagagccacttgtggctctggagccccaagttggagacccctggggTAGATTAAATAgcatgtatttaaataaaagtgttagtGCCATCACACGCCTCTGTCCATCTCGTCAAGTgaaggtgaagaaaaaaaagataaaataaattttgaagAACTGTTTTTTATATGTAATATATTATATGTTATTGTACTATTTACATGTTATATCATGTTTAATTGTATTGGggcttttttttcagcacaaaaCATAAATCTTTATGAGATTCCTCACAACTGCTAAAGTAAGTTTGTTTTAtggcttttgttttgctttttaaatatgaaGAGACAAGAAATGTAGTGGTTATTTTCATGACAAAATTAGTTGTTAAATGTATGTAAACTAGGATAGCAGAACAAACACCCAAACTACTGAGTATCATTACAAGTTACTAGATTGATATAATAAAAGACAATGTTCAAACAATGTTGcttgtttaaaaatagtttgaaaggACTGAGGATAAAATCTGaggaaataacaaaaacttttatataaaacacaatcttaagaaatgtttcttaaaataacaatattaaCAACCACATAAAACTGAGATTTtaaacttcacattctcatattctacctctttttattgtgacagatgCACTAGGAAAAAAACTTCATCATCACCATATCTAATGTTGTTGAGCTGTCATTTAACTTGTACAAATGTACTTTTGGTCCTCCATGCTCACAATAAtccaaatatttgtgtattgatttaaatatactttagaataaaattattttccagggaaaaattgtaaccttaaaaaaacagcataatcagattaatcctcAGATTTCCATGTTCTCCTCAGAATCTTCCTCTTTATCTATTTCAAAGACTTCACTAGTGAGTCAATAGTTGTGATAGAGGAAGACAAGGACTTTgaggagctgatctggtttGTTATCTGATCTGTTTTAGAGGTTCTCTTaggtatttaaaatattaattacatAATACACCATAAAAATTAGTTAAAGGGATAAAGTCACCTCGACTTCTTCTGTACACATGGTAAACTTCCAAGAGAGGGTGTTGGCTTAGCCGTATACCACACAACAGTGCCTGTAAATACCGGCGTC from Oryzias melastigma strain HK-1 linkage group LG16, ASM292280v2, whole genome shotgun sequence includes the following:
- the LOC112136632 gene encoding asialoglycoprotein receptor 1 isoform X2 encodes the protein MEEDIQYSTVEFKSGASAPKDNREDLTVYSSLKIKKPLTSETQNKEDDVIYSQVVPRKMFPSAPPNQNEPIYSDIKKGKPKIKKENAPTKKNPEADFDTISKETTQTAVITEVQTSGSRFHLLLVCLGIICFLLCASIIVVIFYFTMETNKQKQNLSNLEAKNEQLTLEKRYLQNQTEYLTADKMLFENQTKEMTVNMTIQQTQIEQLRNSSDKLNRMKAAIFKYSTFPVDLFCPDGVCQTCPKDWIQFQESCYFFNHFISPWKTWDESRQLCRSNNSDLVVISSQEEQKFIKSRIKYYYDEWHGYWIGLRRINNNWIWVDDSQDTLGYWKNPGSSEDFVHVVHDGPLNQSWVQLRNGFQNRFICEIKAFIF
- the LOC112136632 gene encoding asialoglycoprotein receptor 1 isoform X1, which translates into the protein MEEDIQYSTVEFKSGASAPKDNREDLTVYSSLKIKKPLTSETQNKEDDVIYSQVVPRKMFPSAPPNQNEPIYSDIKKGKPKIKKENAPTKKNPEADFDTISKETTQTAVITAEVQTSGSRFHLLLVCLGIICFLLCASIIVVIFYFTMETNKQKQNLSNLEAKNEQLTLEKRYLQNQTEYLTADKMLFENQTKEMTVNMTIQQTQIEQLRNSSDKLNRMKAAIFKYSTFPVDLFCPDGVCQTCPKDWIQFQESCYFFNHFISPWKTWDESRQLCRSNNSDLVVISSQEEQKFIKSRIKYYYDEWHGYWIGLRRINNNWIWVDDSQDTLGYWKNPGSSEDFVHVVHDGPLNQSWVQLRNGFQNRFICEIKAFIF